A single region of the Anaerolineales bacterium genome encodes:
- a CDS encoding EfeM/EfeO family lipoprotein yields MTGWVKRWVGLIVVGALCLPMLTHRFVRAEDAADLGGIKAYLLEKTSALKTSADALLLASIRYYDLAEAQNFAYPTLAKTNREALAEALKTAKAAWITASPLYEQMEGIVAGVPSLAEFDVILDAGASGAEDPANAVPFDLTLPDGRILPQPGNLFGVLESTLWGTHGDYVGMADVDLDGDGVVGFGEVLPEANVLKGAAALFADYVIALDEAASAWTPNETDAFTALVVMIPTMSEYFESWKQSRFIAGDASEQATFAVISRLADIQDILGGLAIVYEGVMPLIKGVDAVRADQIGAALADLRTYVAELYKQEQAGKRFTPEEADLFGSEAQARAEGIVGEITQMAALLKIPLPE; encoded by the coding sequence ATGACAGGTTGGGTTAAGCGTTGGGTTGGCTTGATCGTGGTGGGGGCGTTGTGCCTCCCCATGCTGACACATCGTTTTGTTCGTGCCGAAGACGCTGCCGATTTGGGCGGCATTAAGGCCTATCTTCTTGAAAAAACGAGCGCATTAAAGACGAGTGCCGATGCGCTTCTTCTTGCCAGTATTCGTTATTATGACCTTGCGGAGGCGCAGAACTTCGCCTATCCCACCCTTGCCAAGACAAACCGTGAGGCACTGGCTGAGGCGTTAAAGACGGCGAAAGCGGCATGGATCACTGCCAGCCCTCTTTACGAGCAGATGGAAGGGATTGTGGCGGGCGTGCCGAGTCTTGCCGAATTCGATGTGATCCTTGATGCGGGCGCGTCCGGCGCAGAAGACCCAGCAAACGCTGTTCCCTTTGATCTCACCCTTCCCGATGGGCGCATCCTCCCCCAACCGGGAAATCTGTTCGGCGTGCTGGAATCAACCCTGTGGGGGACGCATGGGGATTATGTGGGCATGGCGGATGTCGATTTGGATGGCGATGGCGTCGTTGGGTTTGGCGAAGTCCTCCCTGAGGCAAACGTTTTGAAAGGGGCGGCTGCTCTCTTTGCCGATTATGTGATCGCCCTTGATGAAGCAGCCTCGGCATGGACACCCAACGAGACGGACGCTTTCACTGCCCTTGTGGTGATGATCCCCACCATGAGCGAGTATTTTGAAAGTTGGAAGCAGTCACGGTTTATTGCCGGAGACGCCAGCGAACAGGCAACCTTTGCTGTTATCTCACGCCTTGCTGATATTCAGGACATTCTCGGCGGGCTGGCAATCGTTTATGAGGGTGTCATGCCGCTGATTAAGGGCGTGGATGCCGTGCGTGCTGATCAGATTGGGGCGGCACTGGCTGACCTCCGCACCTATGTTGCTGAACTGTATAAGCAAGAACAAGCGGGGAAGCGCTTTACGCCTGAGGAAGCCGACTTGTTCGGGAGTGAGGCGCAAGCCCGTGCCGAGGGAATCGTTGGGGAAATCACCCAAATGGCTGCCCTGTTGAAGATTCCCTTGCCAGAATAA
- a CDS encoding fructosamine kinase family protein — MIAGGLKARLSQVLGKAPTKIHYIGGGSINQAARVEVGKETYFVKWKYNAPSLFFEREGRGLHLLREVGAIRVPEVIHQEEAAPDHPAYLILEWIEESPRAEPLTFAVTFGRALAELHRIESPDALFGLDHDNFIGELPQSNKANPSWITFYRERRLLPQIEIARTRKRLPLARQRLLRGVVDTLEDSLQGAATTPALIHGDLWGGNFLVTAGNQPVLVDPAVYYADREIEIAFTELFGGFPPGFLAAYREAFPLTGGYERRRLVYQLYPLLVHLNLFGERYGAQIDTLCGRLMG; from the coding sequence ATGATTGCTGGCGGACTTAAAGCACGGCTCAGCCAAGTATTGGGGAAAGCCCCGACGAAGATTCACTACATTGGCGGCGGGTCGATCAACCAGGCGGCACGGGTGGAGGTGGGCAAAGAGACCTACTTTGTGAAGTGGAAGTACAACGCCCCCTCCCTCTTTTTTGAACGAGAGGGACGAGGACTTCACCTTCTGCGCGAGGTGGGGGCGATTCGCGTCCCAGAGGTCATTCATCAGGAAGAAGCCGCTCCCGATCACCCTGCCTACCTCATTTTAGAATGGATAGAGGAATCACCACGCGCCGAGCCGCTCACGTTTGCCGTCACCTTTGGGCGGGCGTTGGCGGAACTCCATCGGATTGAATCGCCAGATGCCCTTTTTGGGTTGGATCACGACAATTTTATTGGGGAACTGCCCCAGTCTAACAAAGCAAACCCGTCATGGATTACTTTTTACCGCGAGAGACGCTTGCTCCCTCAGATTGAGATTGCCCGTACACGGAAACGCCTTCCCCTAGCACGCCAGCGGCTTTTGCGCGGTGTGGTTGATACGTTAGAGGACAGCCTTCAAGGGGCAGCCACCACCCCCGCGCTGATTCACGGCGATTTGTGGGGAGGAAATTTCCTTGTCACAGCCGGCAACCAACCTGTGCTTGTTGATCCAGCCGTCTATTACGCGGATCGGGAAATAGAAATTGCCTTCACCGAACTGTTTGGTGGGTTTCCGCCTGGGTTTCTCGCCGCCTATCGGGAGGCATTTCCGCTTACAGGGGGCTATGAACGCCGCCGCCTTGTCTACCAGTTGTACCCGCTCCTTGTCCATTTGAATCTTTTTGGCGAGCGCTACGGCGCACAGATTGATACTCTTTGTGGACGGCTGATGGGGTGA
- a CDS encoding low molecular weight phosphotyrosine protein phosphatase — MNEAKPIRVLFVCTGNICRSPMAEGIFRYLVNLAGLTDQFEIDSAGTSDYHVGEATYLGTVTTLRNHGISFSTTSRAFRSDDVTTYDYIIAMDRSHFDHIMRAKQALNGTAQVALLLDYTPNYADKNVPDPYYVTHLLEPVYTMIRSGSEELLKAIRAERDLP, encoded by the coding sequence ATGAATGAAGCCAAGCCAATCCGCGTTTTATTCGTCTGTACAGGGAATATTTGCCGCTCGCCAATGGCGGAGGGTATTTTTCGCTATTTAGTCAATCTAGCAGGATTGACCGATCAGTTTGAGATCGATTCGGCTGGCACAAGCGACTATCATGTCGGGGAAGCAACCTACCTTGGCACGGTGACAACGCTGCGCAATCACGGCATTTCCTTTAGCACAACCTCACGTGCGTTCCGCTCTGATGATGTGACAACCTATGATTACATCATAGCGATGGATAGGTCTCATTTTGATCATATTATGCGGGCGAAACAGGCACTGAATGGCACCGCACAGGTTGCCCTGTTGCTTGATTACACGCCGAATTACGCTGACAAAAACGTCCCCGATCCGTATTATGTCACACACCTTTTAGAACCCGTCTATACGATGATCCGCAGCGGGTCAGAGGAACTGTTGAAGGCAATTCGTGCGGAGCGTGACCTGCCATGA
- a CDS encoding alpha/beta hydrolase, which produces MVRWQQQIARLTLSVVFFLTLFPLTGMPARAQSGALAAVESVTCWFPAPSGFLEGKTLDCGYLVVPEVRGANNGKTVKVAFARFRSPATTPLADPVILLQGGPGGPGIEPLGTALAATFAQTLRRDFIAIDQRGVGYSLPNLGCQEFIEMTYATLTVQLTPEETSERNQEAAAACRDRLIGEGVNLSAFNNVENANDVADLIPALGYTTANLYGVSYGSTLALSVMRYRPEVLRAVVIDAIAPPQWNQFEAPIAAVVDTFERFFAACAANSACANAYPTLKKTTYDLITTLNAAPTTISIKHPTTNKTYDLLVTGNVLLSQLYSALYVTSFIPQLPAMIDTASKGDFTALESIVSQTFFQFEDVAFGMFYSVGCASEGAYADRAAIEESLRSLPPEFAGIAPGLTDSSTICASWGVGKAAEIETTPVTSTLPTLILSGELDPITPPANGALAVETLPNGSHFIFPGTGHGAALSSSCAFGILSAFVQAPQTKPDSACIEQMAIEFFTGELLTEYVAPGGAFRTVRPVGWAESSPGVFASDGGQSLFLVTSASVGKDLLTESLLNSLAVNTDLTELGVQEANGLTWTLTEFGSSFGLTLTLALAEQKGTTYVLIVGVAPNADSAKARQNYLIPAIQAFQIK; this is translated from the coding sequence ATGGTTCGTTGGCAGCAGCAGATAGCTCGACTCACACTGAGCGTTGTCTTTTTCCTCACCCTCTTCCCGCTCACGGGGATGCCCGCCCGCGCCCAAAGTGGCGCACTGGCAGCCGTTGAATCGGTCACCTGTTGGTTTCCCGCCCCAAGCGGCTTTTTGGAGGGGAAAACCCTTGATTGTGGGTATCTCGTTGTCCCCGAAGTGCGGGGGGCAAATAATGGCAAGACGGTGAAGGTCGCCTTTGCGCGGTTTCGCTCTCCCGCTACCACACCGCTTGCTGATCCCGTCATTCTTCTTCAGGGTGGACCGGGCGGACCCGGCATCGAACCATTAGGGACGGCTTTGGCGGCGACCTTTGCCCAAACCCTTCGCCGCGATTTTATTGCCATTGATCAGCGCGGCGTAGGCTATTCCTTGCCCAATTTGGGCTGCCAAGAATTCATCGAGATGACCTACGCGACGCTCACCGTTCAACTGACCCCCGAAGAAACCTCGGAGCGCAATCAGGAAGCGGCAGCCGCTTGTCGGGATCGCCTGATTGGTGAAGGGGTCAACCTGAGCGCGTTCAACAATGTTGAAAATGCGAACGATGTCGCTGATCTGATTCCGGCGTTGGGCTACACCACCGCTAACCTCTACGGCGTCTCGTATGGCTCTACCTTAGCTCTGTCTGTGATGCGCTATCGCCCCGAAGTGCTGCGGGCGGTGGTCATTGATGCCATTGCCCCCCCGCAGTGGAATCAGTTTGAAGCGCCCATTGCGGCGGTGGTCGATACCTTCGAGCGTTTTTTCGCTGCTTGTGCTGCCAATTCTGCCTGCGCCAATGCTTACCCAACGCTCAAAAAGACAACCTATGACCTGATCACCACGCTGAACGCTGCGCCAACGACGATCAGCATAAAACACCCCACGACAAACAAAACGTATGATCTTTTGGTCACCGGCAATGTCCTGCTCAGCCAACTCTACAGCGCCCTTTACGTGACGAGTTTTATCCCCCAACTTCCGGCGATGATTGACACAGCCAGCAAAGGGGACTTCACCGCCCTTGAATCAATTGTCAGCCAGACCTTTTTCCAGTTTGAAGATGTCGCCTTTGGCATGTTTTATTCGGTGGGCTGTGCTTCTGAAGGCGCGTATGCAGATCGCGCCGCCATTGAAGAATCCCTGCGCAGTTTACCGCCCGAATTTGCGGGGATCGCCCCTGGTCTCACCGATAGCTCAACGATCTGCGCCTCGTGGGGCGTTGGAAAAGCCGCTGAGATAGAGACGACGCCTGTCACCAGCACCCTGCCAACACTTATTCTCTCCGGGGAGCTTGATCCGATCACCCCGCCCGCCAACGGTGCGCTGGCGGTGGAGACGCTCCCCAACGGCAGCCATTTCATTTTCCCCGGCACAGGGCATGGGGCTGCCCTGAGCAGCAGTTGTGCCTTCGGAATCCTGAGCGCATTTGTGCAAGCGCCGCAAACGAAACCAGACAGCGCCTGCATTGAGCAGATGGCTATTGAATTTTTCACCGGGGAACTGCTCACCGAATATGTCGCACCGGGAGGCGCGTTCAGGACGGTGCGTCCGGTTGGGTGGGCGGAATCCTCGCCGGGGGTTTTCGCGAGCGATGGCGGGCAAAGTCTGTTCCTTGTCACCTCTGCCAGTGTGGGGAAGGATTTGCTCACGGAAAGCCTTCTGAACAGTTTGGCGGTCAACACAGACTTGACGGAATTAGGTGTTCAAGAGGCGAATGGTCTCACCTGGACACTCACCGAGTTTGGGTCGTCCTTTGGGTTGACCTTGACCCTCGCCTTAGCCGAACAAAAGGGAACAACCTATGTCCTCATCGTTGGGGTTGCTCCCAACGCCGACAGCGCCAAAGCACGGCAGAATTACCTAATCCCTGCGATTCAGGCATTCCAAATCAAGTAG
- a CDS encoding tetratricopeptide repeat protein gives MRDYGYLRREQSSLTQGYLFGRRKGRGISPLFLLAWGMAMAGVLYVIANMQTIQPQVLAMVAEHPTITPGGISYAQRGDQAFWAGDLDAAVENYRRAANSIPNNISIIYELARILIYRSYGDVRNFQDIDEALTWAGKAIQVAPENPRAYAIYCFALVRAGKSSDASRECLRALDFDPNAADAHAYLSMASFDLRRTATALDEAEKAVRLDPKNIDANIAYARTLSFQGRVSMALTHYEAAASVNMNLEFPYFEMAFFAYNLANRNNGDEARYRIAINAYETVLKRNPKSVKAYTRLCQTYLAKGEPKLARQYCMEATEVDPGYTAAWRWLGEVYHKSRNYEDAVDAFAECQRQEIALGLPTDARDPTCWWLQGVGYFILGQCDRAIPLLEEVLRWTTDDIAIRETNRTLLKCATAYQGTYKTPTPVPTATPRPTPIL, from the coding sequence ATGCGCGATTACGGCTATCTGCGGCGGGAGCAATCCTCCCTAACACAAGGCTATCTCTTTGGGCGGCGAAAAGGGCGGGGCATTTCCCCGCTCTTTTTGCTTGCCTGGGGAATGGCGATGGCAGGCGTCCTCTACGTCATTGCCAATATGCAAACAATCCAACCGCAGGTACTGGCAATGGTTGCCGAACACCCCACGATAACCCCTGGCGGAATCAGTTATGCCCAACGGGGTGATCAGGCATTTTGGGCGGGCGATCTCGATGCCGCTGTTGAAAATTACCGTCGTGCTGCCAACAGCATTCCCAATAACATCTCTATCATCTACGAACTTGCCCGCATCCTCATTTACCGCAGCTACGGCGACGTGCGTAACTTTCAAGATATAGATGAAGCCCTTACCTGGGCGGGAAAAGCGATTCAGGTTGCCCCTGAAAACCCCCGCGCCTATGCCATTTACTGTTTTGCCCTCGTTCGGGCGGGGAAATCTTCTGATGCCTCGCGGGAGTGCCTTCGCGCCCTCGATTTTGACCCGAACGCTGCCGATGCCCACGCTTACCTTTCGATGGCGTCCTTCGACCTCAGGCGCACGGCAACCGCGCTTGACGAAGCAGAAAAAGCGGTTCGCCTTGATCCGAAAAATATTGACGCAAACATTGCTTATGCCCGAACGCTTTCCTTTCAGGGGCGGGTAAGCATGGCGCTCACCCATTACGAAGCAGCCGCATCGGTCAATATGAATCTCGAATTTCCTTACTTTGAGATGGCATTCTTCGCCTATAACCTTGCCAACCGAAATAACGGCGACGAAGCCCGCTACCGAATTGCCATTAACGCCTACGAGACCGTTCTAAAACGCAACCCCAAGAGCGTGAAAGCCTATACCCGTCTGTGCCAGACCTATTTGGCAAAGGGTGAGCCGAAACTCGCCCGTCAATACTGCATGGAAGCGACAGAAGTTGACCCCGGCTATACCGCTGCCTGGCGCTGGTTGGGAGAGGTTTACCATAAGAGTCGCAATTACGAAGATGCCGTCGATGCCTTTGCCGAGTGCCAGCGCCAAGAGATCGCCCTCGGTTTGCCCACTGATGCCCGCGACCCCACCTGTTGGTGGTTACAGGGCGTCGGCTACTTCATTTTAGGGCAGTGTGATCGCGCTATTCCCCTTTTGGAGGAGGTTTTGCGGTGGACAACTGATGATATTGCCATTCGGGAGACCAACCGCACGCTCTTGAAATGCGCCACTGCCTATCAAGGGACGTACAAAACGCCCACCCCTGTCCCCACCGCCACCCCGCGCCCAACACCGATTTTGTAG